The following coding sequences lie in one Arachis ipaensis cultivar K30076 chromosome B03, Araip1.1, whole genome shotgun sequence genomic window:
- the LOC107629420 gene encoding subtilisin-like protease SBT3.9 isoform X1 yields MSTTNARNMRWNRMDQWLVISAILLLQDFLFLSQILAETTTSVHIVYMGDKIFDNPDTTKKVHHKILSSLLGSKEAAKNSILYSYKHGFSGFAARLTKSQAEEVAKFPGVVSVIPNRIHKLHTTRSWDFLGIHHSSSNTVSNEINLGEGTIIGVIDTGIWPESVSFNDEAMGKIPSRWKGVCEVGEQFSSKNCNKKIIGARWFLKGISHHAKKLILGNESSEYLSARDAIGHGTHTASTAAGYFVENANYRGLASGIARGGAPLAHLAIYKACWDISVGGCSGADILKAFDKAIHDGVDILTVSLGLNIPLFSYVDQRDAIAIGSFHATAKGITVICSAGNSGPNSLTVSNTAPWIITVAATTIDRAFPAAIILGNNLTLWGESLDAGKHSNGFVGLTYSERVALDPDDDTAKDCQSGSLNATMAAGKIVLCFSLSEEQDIISASLAVREAGGVGIIFAQSHEDGLNQCGSFPCVKVDYEVGTQIVSYIRRARFPTASLSFPKTVIGKWTSPRVASFSSRGPSTMSPSVLKPDIAAPGVDILAAFTPKGTTKNNAFQFLSGTSMSCPHVAGIAALIKSKHSTWSPAAIRSAMVTTASQIGNDGSFVSEEGSTLKGADPFDIGGGHVNPIKAMDPGLIYDIITEDYIQFLCSMGYSSSSIRKVTKTTRSCEKQNYQGLNLNLPSISVPNLKKAAKVTRTVTNVGNITAVYRAIVKEPYGIEVRVEPQILSFNSDTTILSFSVMLHSTQKVHNGDYRFGSLTWTDGKHSVRTPLAVRTIKFES; encoded by the exons ATGAGTACTACTAATGCAAGGAACATGAGATGGAATAGAATGGACCAATGGCTTGTAATTTCAGCTATTCTTTTACTGCAAGATTTTCTGTTCCTCTCTCAGATACTTGCTGAGACCACAACCTCT GTGCATATTGTATACATGGGGGATAAGATATTTGATAATCCAGACACTACTAAAAAGGTTCACCACAAAATATTATCTTCACTTCTAGGAAG CAAAGAAGCTGCAAAGAATTCAATTCTTTACAGCTATAAGCATGGATTTTCAGGGTTTGCTGCAAGGTTAACAAAATCTCAAGCAGAAGAAGTAGCAA AATTTCCGGGGGTAGTTTCTGTCATTCCGAATCGGATACACAAACTTCACACAACAAGAAGTTGGGACTTCCTTGGTATCCATCATTCATCTTCAAACACTGTTTCCAATGAAATCAACTTAGGTGAAGGAACCATAATAGGTGTCATTGACACAG GAATCTGGCCAGAGTCTGTGAGTTTTAACGACGAAGCGATGGGAAAAATCCCATCAAGGTGGAAAGGAGTTTGTGAAGTGGGAGAGCAATTCAGTTCCAAAAACTGCAACAAAAAGATAATAGGTGCTAGATGGTTCTTGAAAGGAATATCTCATCATGCTAAGAAGCTGATCCTTGGAAATGAAAGCAGCGAATATCTCTCGGCTCGAGACGCTATAGGCCATGGCACTCACACAGCTTCCACAGCAGCAGGGTACTTTGTAGAAAATGCAAACTACAGAGGACTTGCTTCTGGCATAGCCAGAGGAGGAGCTCCACTTGCACACTTAGCTATATACAAGGCATGCTGGGACATTTCTGTTGGAGGTTGTTCTGGTGCAGATATCCTTAAGGCTTTTGACAAGGCAATACATGATGGAGTAGACATTTTAACAGTTTCTCTTGGCCTTAACATTCCTTTGTTCTCATATGTTGATCAGCGCGACGCCATAGCAATTGGTTCCTTTCATGCAACTGCTAAGGGAATCACAGTTATATGTTCAGCTGGGAATTCTGGTCCCAACTCTCTAACAGTTTCAAATACTGCTCCATGGATTATCACAGTTGCAGCCACCACCATAGATAGGGCCTTTCCGGCTGCGATTATTCTTGGAAATAATCTCACTCTCTGG GGGGAGTCCTTAGATGCTGGAAAGCATAGCAATGGATTTGTTGGACTAACATACTCCGAACGTGTCGCTTTAGATCCTGATGATGATACAGC TAAGGATTGTCAGTCCGGAAGTCTGAATGCTACAATGGCAGCAGGCAAAATTGTGCTATGCTTTTCGCTATCCGAGGAACAGGATATCATCTCTGCATCGCTTGCTGTAAGGGAAGCTGGAGGAGTTGGAATAATATTTGCACAATCTCATGAAGATGGACTCAACCAATGTGGCTCCTTTCCATGTGTTAAGGTAGATTATGAAGTAGGGACACAGATAGTATCCTATATTAGAAGAGCAAG GTTTCCAACTGCAAGCCTAAGTTTTCCAAAGACTGTTATTGGAAAATGGACTTCTCCAAGAGTTGCATCATTCTCATCAAGAGGACCTAGCACTATGTCTCCTTCTGTGTTAAAG CCAGACATAGCAGCACCAGGTGTAGACATTTTGGCGGCATTTACACCAAAAGGCACCACAAAGAATAATGCATTTCAATTCTTATCTGGAACTTCAATGTCATGTCCTCATGTGGCTGGAATAGCAGCTCTCATCAAATCCAAACACTCAACATGGTCTCCTGCAGCCATAAGATCAGCTATGGTTACAACAG CATCTCAAATTGGAAATGATGGAAGCTTTGTATCTGAAGAGGGTTCCACACTTAAGGGAGCTGATCCGTTCGACATTGGTGGCGGCCATGTAAACCCCATCAAAGCAATGGATCCAGGGCTCATATATGATATCATCACTGAGGATTATATCCAGTTCCTATGTTCCATGGGATATAGTAGTTCATCCATTAGAAAAGTGACCAAGACAACAAGAAGTTGTGAAAAACAGAACTACCAAGGACTGAACCTTAACCTTCCTTCCATATCAGTTCCAAACTTGAAGAAGGCTGCAAAAGTAACAAGAACAGTGACAAATGTAGGAAACATAACTGCAGTTTATAGAGCTATAGTGAAGGAACCATATGGCATAGAAGTAAGAGTTGAACCTCAAATTCTGAGTTTCAACTCAGACACCACAATACTTTCCTTTAGTGTCATGCTTCATTCAACTCAAAAGGTTCATAATGGTGATTACAGATTTGGGAGCCTAACTTGGACAGATGGCAAGCATTCTGTGAGGACCCCACTAGCTGTGAGGACCATAAAGTTTGAATCATAA
- the LOC107629420 gene encoding subtilisin-like protease SBT3.5 isoform X6, translated as MIILVIPVCIPLKYILVVKVHIVYMGDKIFDNPDTTKKNSILYSYKHGFSGFAARLTKSQAEEVAKFPGVVSVIPNRIHKLHTTRSWDFLGIHHSSSNTVSNEINLGEGTIIGVIDTGIWPESVSFNDEAMGKIPSRWKGVCEVGEQFSSKNCNKKIIGARWFLKGISHHAKKLILGNESSEYLSARDAIGHGTHTASTAAGYFVENANYRGLASGIARGGAPLAHLAIYKACWDISVGGCSGADILKAFDKAIHDGVDILTVSLGLNIPLFSYVDQRDAIAIGSFHATAKGITVICSAGNSGPNSLTVSNTAPWIITVAATTIDRAFPAAIILGNNLTLWGESLDAGKHSNGFVGLTYSERVALDPDDDTAKDCQSGSLNATMAAGKIVLCFSLSEEQDIISASLAVREAGGVGIIFAQSHEDGLNQCGSFPCVKVDYEVGTQIVSYIRRARFPTASLSFPKTVIGKWTSPRVASFSSRGPSTMSPSVLKPDIAAPGVDILAAFTPKGTTKNNAFQFLSGTSMSCPHVAGIAALIKSKHSTWSPAAIRSAMVTTASQIGNDGSFVSEEGSTLKGADPFDIGGGHVNPIKAMDPGLIYDIITEDYIQFLCSMGYSSSSIRKVTKTTRSCEKQNYQGLNLNLPSISVPNLKKAAKVTRTVTNVGNITAVYRAIVKEPYGIEVRVEPQILSFNSDTTILSFSVMLHSTQKVHNGDYRFGSLTWTDGKHSVRTPLAVRTIKFES; from the exons ATGATTATATTAGTGATACCAGTATGTATTCCCCTCAAATACATTCTGGTCGTAAAG GTGCATATTGTATACATGGGGGATAAGATATTTGATAATCCAGACACTACTAAAAAG AATTCAATTCTTTACAGCTATAAGCATGGATTTTCAGGGTTTGCTGCAAGGTTAACAAAATCTCAAGCAGAAGAAGTAGCAA AATTTCCGGGGGTAGTTTCTGTCATTCCGAATCGGATACACAAACTTCACACAACAAGAAGTTGGGACTTCCTTGGTATCCATCATTCATCTTCAAACACTGTTTCCAATGAAATCAACTTAGGTGAAGGAACCATAATAGGTGTCATTGACACAG GAATCTGGCCAGAGTCTGTGAGTTTTAACGACGAAGCGATGGGAAAAATCCCATCAAGGTGGAAAGGAGTTTGTGAAGTGGGAGAGCAATTCAGTTCCAAAAACTGCAACAAAAAGATAATAGGTGCTAGATGGTTCTTGAAAGGAATATCTCATCATGCTAAGAAGCTGATCCTTGGAAATGAAAGCAGCGAATATCTCTCGGCTCGAGACGCTATAGGCCATGGCACTCACACAGCTTCCACAGCAGCAGGGTACTTTGTAGAAAATGCAAACTACAGAGGACTTGCTTCTGGCATAGCCAGAGGAGGAGCTCCACTTGCACACTTAGCTATATACAAGGCATGCTGGGACATTTCTGTTGGAGGTTGTTCTGGTGCAGATATCCTTAAGGCTTTTGACAAGGCAATACATGATGGAGTAGACATTTTAACAGTTTCTCTTGGCCTTAACATTCCTTTGTTCTCATATGTTGATCAGCGCGACGCCATAGCAATTGGTTCCTTTCATGCAACTGCTAAGGGAATCACAGTTATATGTTCAGCTGGGAATTCTGGTCCCAACTCTCTAACAGTTTCAAATACTGCTCCATGGATTATCACAGTTGCAGCCACCACCATAGATAGGGCCTTTCCGGCTGCGATTATTCTTGGAAATAATCTCACTCTCTGG GGGGAGTCCTTAGATGCTGGAAAGCATAGCAATGGATTTGTTGGACTAACATACTCCGAACGTGTCGCTTTAGATCCTGATGATGATACAGC TAAGGATTGTCAGTCCGGAAGTCTGAATGCTACAATGGCAGCAGGCAAAATTGTGCTATGCTTTTCGCTATCCGAGGAACAGGATATCATCTCTGCATCGCTTGCTGTAAGGGAAGCTGGAGGAGTTGGAATAATATTTGCACAATCTCATGAAGATGGACTCAACCAATGTGGCTCCTTTCCATGTGTTAAGGTAGATTATGAAGTAGGGACACAGATAGTATCCTATATTAGAAGAGCAAG GTTTCCAACTGCAAGCCTAAGTTTTCCAAAGACTGTTATTGGAAAATGGACTTCTCCAAGAGTTGCATCATTCTCATCAAGAGGACCTAGCACTATGTCTCCTTCTGTGTTAAAG CCAGACATAGCAGCACCAGGTGTAGACATTTTGGCGGCATTTACACCAAAAGGCACCACAAAGAATAATGCATTTCAATTCTTATCTGGAACTTCAATGTCATGTCCTCATGTGGCTGGAATAGCAGCTCTCATCAAATCCAAACACTCAACATGGTCTCCTGCAGCCATAAGATCAGCTATGGTTACAACAG CATCTCAAATTGGAAATGATGGAAGCTTTGTATCTGAAGAGGGTTCCACACTTAAGGGAGCTGATCCGTTCGACATTGGTGGCGGCCATGTAAACCCCATCAAAGCAATGGATCCAGGGCTCATATATGATATCATCACTGAGGATTATATCCAGTTCCTATGTTCCATGGGATATAGTAGTTCATCCATTAGAAAAGTGACCAAGACAACAAGAAGTTGTGAAAAACAGAACTACCAAGGACTGAACCTTAACCTTCCTTCCATATCAGTTCCAAACTTGAAGAAGGCTGCAAAAGTAACAAGAACAGTGACAAATGTAGGAAACATAACTGCAGTTTATAGAGCTATAGTGAAGGAACCATATGGCATAGAAGTAAGAGTTGAACCTCAAATTCTGAGTTTCAACTCAGACACCACAATACTTTCCTTTAGTGTCATGCTTCATTCAACTCAAAAGGTTCATAATGGTGATTACAGATTTGGGAGCCTAACTTGGACAGATGGCAAGCATTCTGTGAGGACCCCACTAGCTGTGAGGACCATAAAGTTTGAATCATAA
- the LOC107629420 gene encoding subtilisin-like protease SBT3.5 isoform X5, with product MIILVIPVCIPLKYILVVKVHIVYMGDKIFDNPDTTKKVHHKILSSLLGSYKHGFSGFAARLTKSQAEEVAKFPGVVSVIPNRIHKLHTTRSWDFLGIHHSSSNTVSNEINLGEGTIIGVIDTGIWPESVSFNDEAMGKIPSRWKGVCEVGEQFSSKNCNKKIIGARWFLKGISHHAKKLILGNESSEYLSARDAIGHGTHTASTAAGYFVENANYRGLASGIARGGAPLAHLAIYKACWDISVGGCSGADILKAFDKAIHDGVDILTVSLGLNIPLFSYVDQRDAIAIGSFHATAKGITVICSAGNSGPNSLTVSNTAPWIITVAATTIDRAFPAAIILGNNLTLWGESLDAGKHSNGFVGLTYSERVALDPDDDTAKDCQSGSLNATMAAGKIVLCFSLSEEQDIISASLAVREAGGVGIIFAQSHEDGLNQCGSFPCVKVDYEVGTQIVSYIRRARFPTASLSFPKTVIGKWTSPRVASFSSRGPSTMSPSVLKPDIAAPGVDILAAFTPKGTTKNNAFQFLSGTSMSCPHVAGIAALIKSKHSTWSPAAIRSAMVTTASQIGNDGSFVSEEGSTLKGADPFDIGGGHVNPIKAMDPGLIYDIITEDYIQFLCSMGYSSSSIRKVTKTTRSCEKQNYQGLNLNLPSISVPNLKKAAKVTRTVTNVGNITAVYRAIVKEPYGIEVRVEPQILSFNSDTTILSFSVMLHSTQKVHNGDYRFGSLTWTDGKHSVRTPLAVRTIKFES from the exons ATGATTATATTAGTGATACCAGTATGTATTCCCCTCAAATACATTCTGGTCGTAAAG GTGCATATTGTATACATGGGGGATAAGATATTTGATAATCCAGACACTACTAAAAAGGTTCACCACAAAATATTATCTTCACTTCTAGGAAG CTATAAGCATGGATTTTCAGGGTTTGCTGCAAGGTTAACAAAATCTCAAGCAGAAGAAGTAGCAA AATTTCCGGGGGTAGTTTCTGTCATTCCGAATCGGATACACAAACTTCACACAACAAGAAGTTGGGACTTCCTTGGTATCCATCATTCATCTTCAAACACTGTTTCCAATGAAATCAACTTAGGTGAAGGAACCATAATAGGTGTCATTGACACAG GAATCTGGCCAGAGTCTGTGAGTTTTAACGACGAAGCGATGGGAAAAATCCCATCAAGGTGGAAAGGAGTTTGTGAAGTGGGAGAGCAATTCAGTTCCAAAAACTGCAACAAAAAGATAATAGGTGCTAGATGGTTCTTGAAAGGAATATCTCATCATGCTAAGAAGCTGATCCTTGGAAATGAAAGCAGCGAATATCTCTCGGCTCGAGACGCTATAGGCCATGGCACTCACACAGCTTCCACAGCAGCAGGGTACTTTGTAGAAAATGCAAACTACAGAGGACTTGCTTCTGGCATAGCCAGAGGAGGAGCTCCACTTGCACACTTAGCTATATACAAGGCATGCTGGGACATTTCTGTTGGAGGTTGTTCTGGTGCAGATATCCTTAAGGCTTTTGACAAGGCAATACATGATGGAGTAGACATTTTAACAGTTTCTCTTGGCCTTAACATTCCTTTGTTCTCATATGTTGATCAGCGCGACGCCATAGCAATTGGTTCCTTTCATGCAACTGCTAAGGGAATCACAGTTATATGTTCAGCTGGGAATTCTGGTCCCAACTCTCTAACAGTTTCAAATACTGCTCCATGGATTATCACAGTTGCAGCCACCACCATAGATAGGGCCTTTCCGGCTGCGATTATTCTTGGAAATAATCTCACTCTCTGG GGGGAGTCCTTAGATGCTGGAAAGCATAGCAATGGATTTGTTGGACTAACATACTCCGAACGTGTCGCTTTAGATCCTGATGATGATACAGC TAAGGATTGTCAGTCCGGAAGTCTGAATGCTACAATGGCAGCAGGCAAAATTGTGCTATGCTTTTCGCTATCCGAGGAACAGGATATCATCTCTGCATCGCTTGCTGTAAGGGAAGCTGGAGGAGTTGGAATAATATTTGCACAATCTCATGAAGATGGACTCAACCAATGTGGCTCCTTTCCATGTGTTAAGGTAGATTATGAAGTAGGGACACAGATAGTATCCTATATTAGAAGAGCAAG GTTTCCAACTGCAAGCCTAAGTTTTCCAAAGACTGTTATTGGAAAATGGACTTCTCCAAGAGTTGCATCATTCTCATCAAGAGGACCTAGCACTATGTCTCCTTCTGTGTTAAAG CCAGACATAGCAGCACCAGGTGTAGACATTTTGGCGGCATTTACACCAAAAGGCACCACAAAGAATAATGCATTTCAATTCTTATCTGGAACTTCAATGTCATGTCCTCATGTGGCTGGAATAGCAGCTCTCATCAAATCCAAACACTCAACATGGTCTCCTGCAGCCATAAGATCAGCTATGGTTACAACAG CATCTCAAATTGGAAATGATGGAAGCTTTGTATCTGAAGAGGGTTCCACACTTAAGGGAGCTGATCCGTTCGACATTGGTGGCGGCCATGTAAACCCCATCAAAGCAATGGATCCAGGGCTCATATATGATATCATCACTGAGGATTATATCCAGTTCCTATGTTCCATGGGATATAGTAGTTCATCCATTAGAAAAGTGACCAAGACAACAAGAAGTTGTGAAAAACAGAACTACCAAGGACTGAACCTTAACCTTCCTTCCATATCAGTTCCAAACTTGAAGAAGGCTGCAAAAGTAACAAGAACAGTGACAAATGTAGGAAACATAACTGCAGTTTATAGAGCTATAGTGAAGGAACCATATGGCATAGAAGTAAGAGTTGAACCTCAAATTCTGAGTTTCAACTCAGACACCACAATACTTTCCTTTAGTGTCATGCTTCATTCAACTCAAAAGGTTCATAATGGTGATTACAGATTTGGGAGCCTAACTTGGACAGATGGCAAGCATTCTGTGAGGACCCCACTAGCTGTGAGGACCATAAAGTTTGAATCATAA
- the LOC107629420 gene encoding subtilisin-like protease SBT3.5 isoform X4, which translates to MIILVIPVCIPLKYILVVKVHIVYMGDKIFDNPDTTKKVHHKILSSLLGSKEAAKNSILYSYKHGFSGFAARLTKSQAEEVAKFPGVVSVIPNRIHKLHTTRSWDFLGIHHSSSNTVSNEINLGEGTIIGVIDTGIWPESVSFNDEAMGKIPSRWKGVCEVGEQFSSKNCNKKIIGARWFLKGISHHAKKLILGNESSEYLSARDAIGHGTHTASTAAGYFVENANYRGLASGIARGGAPLAHLAIYKACWDISVGGCSGADILKAFDKAIHDGVDILTVSLGLNIPLFSYVDQRDAIAIGSFHATAKGITVICSAGNSGPNSLTVSNTAPWIITVAATTIDRAFPAAIILGNNLTLWGESLDAGKHSNGFVGLTYSERVALDPDDDTAKDCQSGSLNATMAAGKIVLCFSLSEEQDIISASLAVREAGGVGIIFAQSHEDGLNQCGSFPCVKVDYEVGTQIVSYIRRARFPTASLSFPKTVIGKWTSPRVASFSSRGPSTMSPSVLKPDIAAPGVDILAAFTPKGTTKNNAFQFLSGTSMSCPHVAGIAALIKSKHSTWSPAAIRSAMVTTASQIGNDGSFVSEEGSTLKGADPFDIGGGHVNPIKAMDPGLIYDIITEDYIQFLCSMGYSSSSIRKVTKTTRSCEKQNYQGLNLNLPSISVPNLKKAAKVTRTVTNVGNITAVYRAIVKEPYGIEVRVEPQILSFNSDTTILSFSVMLHSTQKVHNGDYRFGSLTWTDGKHSVRTPLAVRTIKFES; encoded by the exons ATGATTATATTAGTGATACCAGTATGTATTCCCCTCAAATACATTCTGGTCGTAAAG GTGCATATTGTATACATGGGGGATAAGATATTTGATAATCCAGACACTACTAAAAAGGTTCACCACAAAATATTATCTTCACTTCTAGGAAG CAAAGAAGCTGCAAAGAATTCAATTCTTTACAGCTATAAGCATGGATTTTCAGGGTTTGCTGCAAGGTTAACAAAATCTCAAGCAGAAGAAGTAGCAA AATTTCCGGGGGTAGTTTCTGTCATTCCGAATCGGATACACAAACTTCACACAACAAGAAGTTGGGACTTCCTTGGTATCCATCATTCATCTTCAAACACTGTTTCCAATGAAATCAACTTAGGTGAAGGAACCATAATAGGTGTCATTGACACAG GAATCTGGCCAGAGTCTGTGAGTTTTAACGACGAAGCGATGGGAAAAATCCCATCAAGGTGGAAAGGAGTTTGTGAAGTGGGAGAGCAATTCAGTTCCAAAAACTGCAACAAAAAGATAATAGGTGCTAGATGGTTCTTGAAAGGAATATCTCATCATGCTAAGAAGCTGATCCTTGGAAATGAAAGCAGCGAATATCTCTCGGCTCGAGACGCTATAGGCCATGGCACTCACACAGCTTCCACAGCAGCAGGGTACTTTGTAGAAAATGCAAACTACAGAGGACTTGCTTCTGGCATAGCCAGAGGAGGAGCTCCACTTGCACACTTAGCTATATACAAGGCATGCTGGGACATTTCTGTTGGAGGTTGTTCTGGTGCAGATATCCTTAAGGCTTTTGACAAGGCAATACATGATGGAGTAGACATTTTAACAGTTTCTCTTGGCCTTAACATTCCTTTGTTCTCATATGTTGATCAGCGCGACGCCATAGCAATTGGTTCCTTTCATGCAACTGCTAAGGGAATCACAGTTATATGTTCAGCTGGGAATTCTGGTCCCAACTCTCTAACAGTTTCAAATACTGCTCCATGGATTATCACAGTTGCAGCCACCACCATAGATAGGGCCTTTCCGGCTGCGATTATTCTTGGAAATAATCTCACTCTCTGG GGGGAGTCCTTAGATGCTGGAAAGCATAGCAATGGATTTGTTGGACTAACATACTCCGAACGTGTCGCTTTAGATCCTGATGATGATACAGC TAAGGATTGTCAGTCCGGAAGTCTGAATGCTACAATGGCAGCAGGCAAAATTGTGCTATGCTTTTCGCTATCCGAGGAACAGGATATCATCTCTGCATCGCTTGCTGTAAGGGAAGCTGGAGGAGTTGGAATAATATTTGCACAATCTCATGAAGATGGACTCAACCAATGTGGCTCCTTTCCATGTGTTAAGGTAGATTATGAAGTAGGGACACAGATAGTATCCTATATTAGAAGAGCAAG GTTTCCAACTGCAAGCCTAAGTTTTCCAAAGACTGTTATTGGAAAATGGACTTCTCCAAGAGTTGCATCATTCTCATCAAGAGGACCTAGCACTATGTCTCCTTCTGTGTTAAAG CCAGACATAGCAGCACCAGGTGTAGACATTTTGGCGGCATTTACACCAAAAGGCACCACAAAGAATAATGCATTTCAATTCTTATCTGGAACTTCAATGTCATGTCCTCATGTGGCTGGAATAGCAGCTCTCATCAAATCCAAACACTCAACATGGTCTCCTGCAGCCATAAGATCAGCTATGGTTACAACAG CATCTCAAATTGGAAATGATGGAAGCTTTGTATCTGAAGAGGGTTCCACACTTAAGGGAGCTGATCCGTTCGACATTGGTGGCGGCCATGTAAACCCCATCAAAGCAATGGATCCAGGGCTCATATATGATATCATCACTGAGGATTATATCCAGTTCCTATGTTCCATGGGATATAGTAGTTCATCCATTAGAAAAGTGACCAAGACAACAAGAAGTTGTGAAAAACAGAACTACCAAGGACTGAACCTTAACCTTCCTTCCATATCAGTTCCAAACTTGAAGAAGGCTGCAAAAGTAACAAGAACAGTGACAAATGTAGGAAACATAACTGCAGTTTATAGAGCTATAGTGAAGGAACCATATGGCATAGAAGTAAGAGTTGAACCTCAAATTCTGAGTTTCAACTCAGACACCACAATACTTTCCTTTAGTGTCATGCTTCATTCAACTCAAAAGGTTCATAATGGTGATTACAGATTTGGGAGCCTAACTTGGACAGATGGCAAGCATTCTGTGAGGACCCCACTAGCTGTGAGGACCATAAAGTTTGAATCATAA